The Tenacibaculum jejuense genome includes a window with the following:
- a CDS encoding flavin reductase family protein: MFFNREDIDGFDKIHRINLMNSLSGYKSANLIGSISPDGEENVAVFSSIVHLGSNPPLLGFILRPTTVPRNTYENIKETGFYTVNHITKSITEDAHHTSAKYDKGVSEFEMTNLTPEYKNDFIAPFVQESPVQIGMKYVEEYYIKANDTIMLVGEIQFFEVEDHMLQEDGFLNLSKGNVATINGLDGYAIPNLFTRYEYQRPKKAVEKL, translated from the coding sequence ATGTTTTTTAATAGAGAAGATATAGATGGATTCGATAAAATTCATCGTATAAACTTGATGAATAGTTTATCGGGTTACAAATCAGCAAATTTAATAGGAAGTATTTCTCCTGATGGTGAAGAAAATGTTGCTGTATTCAGCTCGATAGTTCACTTAGGATCGAATCCACCGTTATTAGGGTTTATTTTACGTCCTACAACTGTTCCGAGAAATACGTATGAAAATATTAAAGAAACTGGTTTTTATACGGTAAATCATATCACAAAAAGTATCACAGAAGATGCACATCATACATCTGCTAAATATGATAAAGGTGTTTCTGAATTTGAAATGACAAACTTAACTCCAGAATACAAGAACGATTTTATAGCTCCTTTTGTACAAGAATCACCAGTACAAATAGGTATGAAATATGTTGAAGAGTATTATATCAAAGCAAATGATACAATTATGTTAGTTGGTGAAATTCAATTTTTTGAAGTTGAAGATCATATGTTGCAAGAAGACGGATTTTTGAATTTATCTAAAGGGAATGTTGCAACGATAAACGGGCTTGATGGATATGCTATTCCGAATTTATTTACAAGATACGAGTATCAGCGTCCAAAAAAGGCAGTAGAAAAATTATAA
- a CDS encoding ABC1 kinase family protein — translation MKTIDNIPTSKIQRASKLVQTGAKVGVNYLKYYGSKLVNGEEEAKQQLNKDNAEDIYNGLKQLKGSALKVAQMLSMEKGILPQAYVEQFSLSQFSVPPLSAPLVKKTFKNYFGKYPSELFDKFNLNAVSGASIGQVHLAEKDGNKYAVKIQYPGVAESISTDLALVKPIAIKMFNIRGKDSDKYFKEVENKLVEETNYILEVEQSQAIVDACKHIKNLKFPNYYKEFSSDRIITMDWMDGIHLSEFTSTNTDQKKANELGQALWDFYMYQMHIIKKVHADPHPGNFLVSKDTNLIVLDFGCMKQVPEEFYKPYFELAKKESISDPVFFEKKLYELEILREDDSPEELAFFKDMFHEMLSLFTQPFHTKEFDFSDETFFGKITELGTKYAKNTELRNMNGNRGSKHFIYINRTFFGLYNLMHDLKAKNIKINNFEQYKDVF, via the coding sequence ATGAAGACAATAGATAACATCCCCACTTCCAAAATTCAAAGAGCTTCTAAATTAGTGCAAACTGGTGCTAAAGTAGGAGTGAATTATTTGAAATATTACGGAAGTAAATTAGTTAATGGAGAAGAAGAAGCCAAACAACAATTAAACAAAGATAATGCTGAAGATATTTATAACGGATTAAAGCAGTTGAAAGGAAGTGCTTTAAAAGTTGCACAAATGTTAAGCATGGAAAAAGGAATTTTGCCACAAGCTTATGTTGAGCAATTTTCTTTGTCACAATTTTCAGTTCCACCATTATCAGCACCATTAGTAAAAAAGACATTCAAAAATTACTTTGGAAAATATCCAAGTGAGCTTTTTGATAAGTTTAATTTAAATGCTGTAAGTGGTGCAAGTATTGGTCAGGTACATTTAGCTGAAAAAGATGGAAACAAATACGCAGTTAAAATTCAATATCCAGGAGTTGCAGAAAGTATTTCGACTGATTTAGCTTTAGTGAAGCCCATTGCAATTAAAATGTTCAATATCCGTGGAAAAGATAGCGATAAATATTTTAAAGAGGTTGAAAATAAGTTAGTTGAAGAAACGAATTACATTTTAGAAGTAGAGCAAAGTCAGGCTATCGTAGATGCTTGTAAGCATATCAAAAATTTAAAATTCCCAAATTATTATAAGGAGTTCTCTTCAGATCGAATTATCACAATGGATTGGATGGATGGAATTCATCTTTCCGAATTTACCAGTACGAATACTGATCAAAAGAAAGCGAATGAATTAGGTCAGGCTTTATGGGATTTTTATATGTATCAAATGCATATTATTAAAAAAGTTCATGCCGATCCACATCCTGGGAATTTCTTAGTTTCAAAAGATACTAATTTAATTGTGCTGGATTTTGGTTGTATGAAACAAGTTCCTGAAGAATTTTATAAGCCATACTTTGAATTGGCTAAAAAGGAAAGCATTTCTGATCCAGTATTTTTTGAGAAAAAACTATATGAATTGGAAATTCTTAGAGAAGATGATAGTCCAGAAGAATTGGCTTTTTTCAAAGATATGTTCCATGAAATGTTGAGTTTGTTTACTCAACCATTTCACACTAAGGAATTTGATTTTTCTGATGAAACATTCTTTGGTAAAATCACTGAATTAGGAACGAAGTATGCTAAGAATACTGAGCTCAGAAATATGAATGGAAATAGAGGCTCTAAGCATTTTATTTATATCAACAGGACATTCTTTGGACTTTACAATCTAATGCACGATTTAAAAGCTAAGAATATTAAGATTAACAATTTCGAACAGTATAAAGATGTTTTTTAA
- a CDS encoding TetR family transcriptional regulator C-terminal domain-containing protein — protein MAKKKNITQLDIITMYMDYVLEHNEDPKSVYKFAKENNFEEQLFYNSFASFEAIKKSIFTVFFENTVSLLHKSEEFENFDARNQLLSFYFTFFENLTANRSYVVYALSGHGNKLKTLQILSGLRTNFKKFIGTLNIEKLELKQERLEKIQDKAISESAWIQLIMTMQFWLNDTSSSFEKTDVFIEKSVNASFDVLNIAPVKSVIDFGKFLFKEKMMK, from the coding sequence ATGGCTAAAAAGAAAAATATAACTCAGTTGGACATTATTACAATGTATATGGATTATGTACTAGAACATAATGAAGATCCAAAATCTGTATACAAGTTTGCAAAAGAGAATAATTTCGAAGAACAATTATTTTACAACAGTTTTGCTTCTTTCGAAGCAATAAAAAAATCAATATTTACTGTTTTCTTTGAAAACACTGTATCATTATTACATAAAAGTGAAGAGTTTGAAAACTTTGATGCTAGAAATCAGTTATTAAGTTTCTACTTTACATTTTTCGAAAACTTAACTGCTAATAGAAGTTATGTGGTTTACGCTTTATCTGGACATGGAAATAAGCTTAAAACACTTCAGATATTAAGTGGTTTAAGAACCAACTTCAAAAAATTTATCGGTACTCTTAACATAGAAAAGCTAGAGTTAAAGCAAGAAAGATTAGAGAAAATTCAAGACAAAGCGATAAGTGAAAGTGCTTGGATTCAATTGATAATGACTATGCAGTTTTGGTTGAATGACACATCGTCTTCCTTTGAGAAAACGGATGTGTTTATAGAGAAGTCTGTTAATGCAAGTTTTGACGTGTTAAACATAGCACCAGTGAAAAGTGTAATAGACTTCGGTAAATTTTTATTTAAAGAAAAGATGATGAAGTAA
- a CDS encoding TetR/AcrR family transcriptional regulator, giving the protein MDKLLSNIKIEVPEGIYLKNPESSELGKKIVQNSIILIDEIGFESFNFKKLGLLIGSNESSVYRYFESKHKLLIYLSSWYWRWLEYQLVIETFSIKDSKEKLEKAVEIVTRTTKEDQNFSHINEILLNKIIINENSKSYLTKSVDSENKQGYFLPYKRVVRRLADIISEYNNKYEFPLSLASSVTEGALHQQFMTQHFTSITNCNESVTPTQFYSHLVIKTLTNDN; this is encoded by the coding sequence ATGGATAAATTACTTTCAAACATAAAAATTGAGGTGCCTGAAGGGATTTATTTGAAGAATCCAGAATCCTCTGAATTAGGTAAAAAAATAGTTCAAAACAGTATCATTTTAATAGATGAAATTGGTTTTGAAAGTTTTAATTTCAAAAAATTAGGGTTACTTATTGGCTCTAATGAAAGTTCTGTTTACAGATATTTTGAAAGCAAACACAAATTATTAATATACTTAAGTTCTTGGTACTGGAGATGGCTAGAATACCAATTAGTGATTGAAACATTTAGTATTAAGGATAGCAAAGAAAAATTGGAGAAAGCTGTAGAAATTGTTACGAGAACAACCAAAGAAGATCAAAATTTCTCACACATTAATGAAATTTTACTTAATAAAATTATTATCAACGAAAATTCTAAATCTTATTTAACAAAAAGTGTTGATTCAGAAAATAAACAAGGATACTTTTTACCCTATAAAAGAGTGGTTAGAAGATTAGCTGATATTATTTCTGAATACAATAACAAATATGAATTCCCTTTAAGTTTAGCTAGTTCAGTTACAGAAGGAGCATTACATCAGCAATTTATGACTCAACATTTTACATCTATTACTAATTGTAATGAATCAGTTACACCAACACAATTTTATTCACACTTAGTAATAAAAACTTTAACAAATGACAACTAA
- a CDS encoding peptidase domain-containing ABC transporter, translating to MTTKSLTPWRRFLGLVKLERKDIFQISYYAIFEGLVSLSLPLGIQAIINLIQGAQVSASWIVLVVLVTMGVIFSGVLKLMQLRIIETIQQRIFTRASFELSYRFPKIKMKELRNYYLPELANRFFDTLTIQKGLSKILIDVPSAFLQIIFALLLLSFYHPFFIIFGLLLLVLIYILFKLTAQRGIETSLDESKNKYKVVHWLQEVARSVVSFKLSGKTSLALEKNDALVNKYLNSRESHFKILVIQFILMINFKVLVTAGLLLIGGFLVLNQQMNIGQFVAAEIIVLLVISSVEKLILGLESFYDVLTSIEKLGQVVDKPIESQSGEMVSGDLTIELQNASYKVANKPTPILNDISFTINKQDRILVQGESGSGKSSLLQLIAGVIEPTSGFLHVNNLSIQGLHINNYRSLLGLSLSEETPFEGTIRENITFGNTSITDEEIYKVLDVVGLTEFVKQQPEGLKTIIKPEGKQVAFTIAKKIILARAITIKPKLLILEDPLDQCQIEETKGIINFLASPERPWSLIVVSSNACWKEKCNKHIVLEKGQIKK from the coding sequence ATGACAACTAAATCTTTAACCCCTTGGAGACGATTCCTTGGTTTAGTAAAATTAGAGCGCAAAGATATTTTTCAAATTTCTTATTACGCTATCTTCGAAGGATTAGTATCCTTATCGCTTCCATTAGGTATTCAAGCGATTATTAACTTAATTCAAGGAGCGCAGGTATCAGCTTCATGGATTGTTCTTGTAGTTTTAGTTACTATGGGAGTAATTTTTTCTGGAGTTTTAAAACTTATGCAATTGCGTATTATTGAAACTATTCAGCAAAGAATTTTCACAAGAGCTTCTTTTGAATTGAGTTATCGATTCCCTAAAATTAAAATGAAGGAATTGAGAAACTACTATTTACCAGAATTAGCTAACAGATTTTTCGATACTCTTACCATTCAAAAAGGACTATCAAAGATTTTAATAGATGTACCATCCGCTTTTTTACAAATTATATTTGCGTTACTACTATTATCATTTTATCATCCGTTTTTTATCATTTTTGGATTATTACTTCTAGTACTTATTTACATCTTATTTAAGCTTACAGCACAAAGAGGTATTGAAACAAGTTTAGATGAATCTAAAAATAAATATAAGGTTGTTCACTGGCTTCAAGAAGTAGCTAGATCGGTAGTGAGTTTTAAATTGTCTGGAAAAACAAGCCTGGCTTTAGAAAAGAATGATGCGTTGGTAAATAAGTATTTGAACTCTAGAGAAAGTCACTTTAAAATTTTAGTAATCCAATTCATTTTAATGATCAATTTTAAAGTTTTAGTTACTGCAGGTTTGTTATTAATAGGTGGATTTTTAGTATTGAATCAGCAAATGAATATCGGACAATTCGTTGCTGCTGAAATTATCGTTTTACTTGTTATTAGTTCTGTAGAAAAGTTAATTCTAGGATTAGAATCTTTCTATGATGTATTAACTTCTATTGAAAAACTTGGACAAGTAGTTGATAAACCTATAGAAAGTCAAAGTGGTGAAATGGTAAGTGGAGACCTTACTATTGAATTACAGAATGCTTCATATAAAGTAGCTAATAAGCCTACACCTATTTTAAATGATATTTCATTTACTATCAACAAGCAAGACCGTATACTTGTTCAAGGTGAAAGTGGATCTGGTAAGTCGAGTTTATTACAATTAATAGCTGGTGTTATTGAACCAACTTCAGGATTTTTACATGTAAATAATCTTTCAATACAAGGTTTACATATCAATAATTATAGATCTCTTTTAGGATTATCTCTTTCTGAAGAAACGCCTTTTGAAGGTACTATACGAGAGAATATTACTTTTGGTAATACTAGTATTACTGACGAAGAAATTTATAAAGTATTAGATGTAGTCGGATTAACTGAATTCGTTAAACAACAACCTGAAGGATTAAAAACCATAATAAAACCAGAAGGAAAGCAAGTTGCATTTACTATAGCTAAAAAAATAATTTTAGCAAGAGCAATTACTATCAAACCAAAGTTATTAATCTTAGAAGATCCTTTAGATCAATGTCAGATAGAAGAAACAAAAGGAATTATAAACTTTTTAGCTTCACCTGAAAGACCTTGGAGTTTAATTGTAGTAAGTAGTAATGCTTGCTGGAAAGAAAAATGTAATAAACATATTGTCTTAGAAAAAGGGCAAATAAAAAAGTAA
- a CDS encoding HlyD family secretion protein, with the protein MLNISNNNITNFDLTRFKSGKEIFTKEYHKRFKRFLLVFSIIILIILFLPWTQNISSKGNVTTLRPNQRPQTLQSQIPGRIEQWYVQEGDFVKEGDTILRISEVKSEYFDNQLARRTQDQLNIKTQSIDAYRNKVVALESQIKALQNERVLKLEQAKNKLTQAHLKVKSDSIDLEAVKTKQDIAKIQLDRVINLQKEGLKAVKDVEEKRAKFQEANAKLISQENKYLTSQNNVINAKLAISTLNATYQDKLSKARSSLFTAKSATLDTEVQVSKLETSVANYTKRNSLLFITAPQDGFINKAIKSGIGETFKEGEQLVGIMPANYELAVEMYVRPIDLPLVHIGEDVRVQFDGWPAIVFSGWPNVSYGTYGAKVVAIENFISDNGMYRVLLAPDKDSVDWPTAIRVGSGAKTIALLDNVPIWFELWRQLNSFPPNFYQPQVSKKVEKSKLKKLK; encoded by the coding sequence ATGCTGAATATTTCTAACAATAACATAACGAATTTTGATTTAACAAGGTTTAAATCAGGAAAGGAAATTTTTACTAAAGAGTACCACAAACGTTTTAAACGATTTTTGTTAGTATTTTCTATAATTATATTAATTATTCTGTTTTTACCGTGGACTCAAAATATTTCTAGTAAAGGTAATGTAACTACGTTACGTCCTAATCAAAGACCACAAACATTACAATCACAAATACCAGGAAGAATAGAACAATGGTATGTACAGGAAGGTGATTTTGTTAAGGAAGGAGACACGATACTGAGAATTTCTGAAGTTAAAAGTGAATACTTTGATAATCAACTTGCACGTAGAACTCAAGATCAGTTAAATATAAAAACACAATCTATTGATGCTTATAGAAATAAAGTTGTTGCTCTAGAAAGTCAAATTAAGGCTTTACAAAATGAACGAGTTTTAAAACTAGAACAGGCAAAAAATAAATTAACTCAGGCACATTTAAAAGTAAAAAGTGATAGTATTGATTTAGAAGCAGTGAAAACAAAGCAAGATATTGCTAAAATACAGTTAGATCGTGTTATAAACTTACAAAAAGAAGGATTAAAAGCTGTAAAAGATGTAGAAGAGAAACGTGCTAAATTTCAAGAAGCAAATGCAAAGTTAATTTCTCAAGAAAACAAGTATTTAACTTCTCAAAATAATGTAATTAATGCAAAATTGGCCATTTCTACTTTAAATGCTACTTATCAAGATAAATTATCTAAAGCTAGAAGTAGCTTATTTACTGCTAAATCGGCAACTCTAGATACTGAAGTACAGGTTTCTAAATTAGAAACTAGCGTAGCTAATTACACCAAAAGAAATAGTTTATTATTTATTACTGCTCCACAAGACGGTTTTATTAATAAAGCTATAAAATCTGGTATTGGAGAAACATTTAAAGAAGGGGAACAATTGGTAGGAATTATGCCTGCAAATTATGAATTAGCTGTTGAAATGTATGTACGACCAATAGATTTACCTTTAGTACATATTGGAGAAGATGTTCGTGTACAATTTGATGGTTGGCCAGCAATAGTTTTTAGTGGATGGCCAAATGTATCTTATGGTACTTACGGTGCAAAAGTTGTTGCCATAGAAAATTTTATAAGTGATAACGGAATGTATCGTGTATTACTTGCTCCAGATAAAGATTCAGTAGATTGGCCTACAGCGATTCGTGTAGGATCTGGTGCAAAAACTATAGCGCTATTAGATAATGTACCTATTTGGTTTGAACTATGGAGACAACTTAATAGCTTCCCTCCTAACTTTTACCAACCGCAGGTCTCAAAAAAAGTAGAAAAGAGTAAATTAAAAAAGTTAAAATAA
- a CDS encoding TolC family protein encodes MKKLFTFFSVILSLSLYAQTNDILSLSEYIGYVKEFHPIVKQAQLVSTEGEIKLLKARGAFDPKISVDYDRKKFKKTEYFDKLNTTFKIPTWYGVEFKANYEKNTGIFLNPEANVPDQGLYGAGVSVSLARGLLMNNRMATLKQAKLYTKQANAKQKLLVNDILYDAIVTYFEWLKNFETQNTYNDFLSNATNRLDIVKKSFNAGDKPAVDTLEANINFKSRQLDLEKAKLKYLKSKLKLANFLWLENNIPLELEDNITPDLNTLNIIDNALNIENQEVSMLNVNNHLKMKSLNYKKEGLLVNKRLKFNNLLPRIDLEYNFLSPQVRNLSNFDTNNYKGGVNVYIPLFLRKERAELKLAKLKLQDIDFVISASRMDLNNKMRNIENEISSTNRQSQILTNLVVDYDKLVKAEERMFILGEGSLFRINYREVKLIETRLKLIDTKNKFLKSKASLYQMINNQDNDNKKTIQ; translated from the coding sequence ATGAAAAAACTATTTACATTTTTTTCTGTCATACTTTCTCTAAGCTTATATGCTCAGACTAATGATATTTTATCGCTATCTGAATATATAGGATATGTAAAAGAGTTTCACCCTATTGTAAAACAAGCCCAGCTTGTAAGTACAGAAGGAGAAATAAAATTATTAAAAGCTAGAGGAGCTTTTGATCCTAAAATTTCTGTTGACTACGATCGAAAGAAGTTCAAAAAAACAGAGTATTTTGATAAATTAAATACCACATTTAAGATTCCAACTTGGTATGGAGTTGAATTCAAAGCAAATTACGAAAAGAATACAGGTATTTTCTTAAACCCGGAAGCTAATGTACCAGATCAGGGACTTTATGGAGCAGGAGTTTCTGTATCCTTAGCCAGAGGGTTGCTAATGAATAACAGAATGGCTACTTTAAAACAAGCTAAACTGTACACAAAACAAGCTAATGCTAAACAGAAGTTATTGGTAAATGATATTCTTTATGATGCTATTGTTACCTATTTTGAATGGTTAAAGAATTTTGAAACTCAAAATACTTATAATGACTTTTTATCAAATGCAACAAACAGACTCGATATTGTAAAGAAAAGTTTTAATGCTGGTGATAAACCTGCTGTAGACACATTAGAAGCTAATATTAATTTCAAAAGTAGACAATTAGATCTTGAAAAAGCGAAACTGAAATATTTAAAATCAAAATTAAAACTTGCTAATTTTTTATGGTTAGAAAATAATATTCCTCTAGAATTGGAGGATAATATAACTCCTGATCTTAATACATTGAATATTATTGATAATGCACTTAATATTGAGAATCAAGAAGTATCTATGTTAAATGTAAATAATCATTTAAAGATGAAGTCTTTGAATTATAAAAAAGAAGGCTTATTGGTAAATAAACGATTAAAGTTTAATAATTTACTCCCTAGAATTGATTTAGAATATAATTTTTTAAGTCCTCAAGTTAGAAATCTTTCTAATTTTGACACCAATAATTACAAAGGAGGAGTTAATGTTTATATTCCGTTATTTTTAAGAAAAGAAAGAGCCGAACTTAAATTAGCTAAACTTAAACTTCAAGATATTGATTTTGTTATTTCTGCTAGTAGAATGGATTTGAATAACAAAATGAGAAATATTGAAAATGAAATTTCTTCTACAAACAGACAAAGTCAGATCTTAACAAACTTAGTGGTAGATTATGATAAATTAGTGAAAGCAGAAGAACGAATGTTTATTCTTGGAGAAGGTTCTTTGTTTAGGATAAATTACAGAGAAGTAAAATTAATAGAAACTCGTTTAAAGCTTATTGACACTAAAAATAAGTTTTTAAAATCTAAAGCATCATTATATCAAATGATCAATAACCAAGATAACGACAATAAAAAAACCATCCAATAA
- a CDS encoding energy transducer TonB, with protein sequence MNSKFFVAVTFFAFAQVFSQSNKTCDTPNDEPALDLNSITKCSIKDSDDKKTKKVSVQVTSRRRVVRKRDAASGVMTNDYTHKLASMKKKTDVINSINFNNAGGLKIIPFNYVDEIPLFKECESSPIYKQEKCFKQAISKHIQKNIKYPENSYDRGIQGRVLVQFTIQKDGSVGKLNIVSPYKGEELGKEAERIIKKLPKFVPGKHAGKEVIVKYGLPITFRIPGVKPTNIKKAVKKVEVKEEIFTFSDVEQLPQFKSCDNATLDCFNKSLVKHIQDHFAYPERAVNDNIQGKVNISFVINKKGEVINVTTKGPANGKILETSAKKLVEKLPEFKAAVKNGKKVNTKYTFPIEYKLDE encoded by the coding sequence ATGAATAGTAAGTTTTTCGTAGCAGTTACTTTTTTTGCTTTTGCCCAAGTTTTTTCACAATCTAATAAGACATGTGATACACCTAATGACGAACCAGCTTTAGATTTGAACAGTATTACCAAGTGTTCAATTAAAGATTCAGACGACAAGAAAACTAAAAAGGTTTCTGTCCAAGTTACTTCTAGACGAAGAGTAGTTAGAAAAAGAGATGCGGCTTCTGGTGTAATGACAAACGATTACACGCACAAGTTAGCTAGCATGAAAAAGAAAACAGATGTAATCAATAGTATTAATTTCAATAATGCTGGTGGATTAAAAATTATTCCTTTTAACTACGTAGATGAAATTCCACTTTTTAAAGAGTGTGAAAGTTCTCCAATATACAAGCAAGAGAAATGTTTTAAACAAGCAATATCTAAGCATATCCAAAAAAATATAAAATACCCAGAGAATTCTTACGACAGAGGAATTCAAGGTAGAGTGTTAGTTCAATTCACAATCCAAAAAGATGGTTCTGTAGGTAAACTTAATATTGTATCACCATACAAAGGCGAAGAATTAGGTAAAGAAGCAGAAAGAATTATTAAAAAATTACCAAAATTTGTTCCAGGTAAACATGCAGGTAAAGAAGTAATTGTAAAATACGGATTACCAATAACATTCAGAATTCCAGGTGTAAAACCAACTAATATTAAGAAAGCTGTAAAGAAAGTTGAAGTAAAAGAAGAAATTTTTACATTCTCAGATGTAGAACAATTGCCTCAATTTAAATCTTGTGATAATGCGACTTTAGATTGTTTTAACAAGAGTTTAGTTAAGCATATACAAGATCATTTTGCTTATCCTGAAAGAGCTGTTAATGATAATATTCAAGGTAAAGTTAATATTAGCTTTGTTATCAATAAAAAAGGAGAAGTAATTAATGTAACTACTAAAGGTCCTGCAAATGGTAAAATTTTAGAAACATCAGCAAAGAAATTAGTAGAAAAATTACCTGAATTCAAAGCAGCTGTAAAAAACGGTAAAAAAGTTAATACTAAATATACTTTCCCAATTGAATATAAATTAGACGAATAG
- a CDS encoding LysM peptidoglycan-binding domain-containing protein produces MNKIVVLVSLFLSIVSFSQEKKLPEGWDKILLEGKVAYMNLITGDVSTKFPQKKAVKPKKVEEYDPTITHTVKKGETLSTIARKYKMPLAQLYRLNSLVDFDTIEIGDEIVIGYEETPSQKEKLKSKTKELRVDHFDDTNYHVVTSGETLYSISKLYNITVSTLKKKNKLSSNHIFLGQKLRIK; encoded by the coding sequence ATGAATAAAATAGTTGTTTTAGTTTCACTTTTTTTATCAATAGTATCTTTTTCACAAGAAAAAAAATTGCCAGAAGGCTGGGATAAAATTTTGTTAGAAGGTAAAGTAGCTTATATGAATTTAATCACCGGTGATGTATCTACCAAATTTCCGCAAAAAAAAGCCGTAAAACCTAAAAAAGTAGAAGAATACGATCCAACGATTACTCATACCGTAAAAAAAGGAGAAACATTAAGTACAATAGCTAGAAAATATAAAATGCCACTAGCACAATTATATAGATTAAATAGTTTGGTTGATTTTGATACCATTGAAATTGGTGATGAAATAGTCATTGGTTATGAAGAAACTCCTTCTCAAAAAGAGAAATTAAAGTCTAAAACTAAAGAATTAAGAGTAGATCATTTTGATGATACTAATTATCATGTTGTAACTTCTGGTGAAACCTTATATAGTATTTCTAAGCTCTATAATATCACTGTATCAACTTTAAAAAAGAAAAACAAACTTTCATCAAATCATATTTTTTTAGGTCAAAAATTAAGAATTAAATAG
- a CDS encoding trimeric intracellular cation channel family protein, with product MDIIYIIDILGTFAFALSGALVASKKEFDLFGVIILAFVTAVGGGMLRDILINAHPINWIGDLNYIKTIAIAVVFTFLFKSKIEPLRKTFFLFDTIGISVFTLLGLQKGLSYDLPSVVAIIMGMVSAVFGGVIRDVLTREVPLIFKKEIYASACLAGGLVYLVLKNFEVNENFSFIFSASVIILIRTLSVIYKLELPKIKDDLFKN from the coding sequence ATGGATATAATTTACATCATAGATATCTTAGGAACTTTTGCCTTTGCGTTAAGTGGAGCCTTAGTTGCTTCAAAAAAAGAATTTGATCTTTTTGGTGTAATTATTTTAGCATTTGTTACTGCTGTTGGAGGAGGAATGCTGAGAGATATTCTTATAAATGCACATCCAATTAATTGGATAGGTGATTTAAATTATATAAAAACGATAGCAATAGCAGTAGTTTTTACATTTTTATTTAAAAGTAAAATAGAGCCGCTTAGAAAAACTTTCTTTTTATTTGATACCATAGGAATTAGTGTTTTTACTTTATTAGGTTTACAAAAAGGTTTAAGCTATGACCTACCTTCTGTTGTGGCCATAATAATGGGAATGGTTTCTGCTGTTTTTGGTGGAGTAATACGCGATGTTTTAACTAGAGAAGTACCTTTAATATTTAAAAAAGAGATTTACGCATCTGCATGTTTAGCGGGTGGTTTAGTATATTTAGTATTGAAAAATTTTGAAGTGAATGAAAACTTTAGTTTTATATTTTCAGCTTCAGTTATCATTTTAATAAGAACTTTATCAGTAATTTATAAATTAGAATTGCCAAAAATTAAAGATGATTTATTTAAGAATTAA